A genomic window from Sporosarcina sp. Marseille-Q4063 includes:
- a CDS encoding M23 family metallopeptidase — protein sequence MNVCCRILFFAFAIILFSPYQALAEEEQTREQELEERMTYYVKNSNPLLPWYYLAAIDQFERNIQAVRPDIPKSEGPIAIYFPSEFWNGALNPSTVDESEISITFFNGYGRDGNNDGSVDVEDPDDKLYTLATYISSYGATENSVKEALMDFYDRKETVNQIMTISTLYKHFQTVNLDERAFPLPVHANYSYRSTWGVSRGWGGRRIHEGTDLFASYGVQVLSTSYGIVEVMGWNDYGGWRVGIRDMYNTYHYYAHLSGFNKEVKEGDVVEPGTLLGYVGSSGYGKEGTSGRFAPHLHYGMYKYNGRTEWAFDPFPYLRIWEREGRNKKQ from the coding sequence TTGAATGTTTGCTGTCGCATATTGTTTTTCGCATTCGCAATTATCCTCTTTTCACCTTATCAAGCATTAGCTGAAGAGGAACAAACCCGAGAGCAAGAATTAGAAGAAAGGATGACGTATTACGTAAAAAACAGCAATCCATTATTGCCATGGTATTACTTAGCTGCTATTGATCAATTTGAACGAAATATACAAGCCGTGCGTCCTGATATTCCCAAAAGCGAGGGTCCAATCGCTATATACTTTCCAAGCGAATTTTGGAATGGCGCTCTGAATCCTTCCACCGTAGATGAGTCGGAAATTTCAATTACTTTTTTCAACGGATACGGACGAGATGGAAACAATGATGGAAGTGTTGATGTCGAAGATCCTGACGACAAACTCTATACGCTGGCAACATATATAAGCTCATATGGTGCCACGGAAAATAGTGTAAAAGAAGCCTTAATGGATTTTTATGACCGCAAAGAAACCGTTAATCAGATTATGACGATTTCAACATTGTATAAGCATTTTCAAACTGTAAATTTAGATGAACGCGCTTTTCCTTTACCAGTTCACGCCAACTATAGTTACCGAAGTACTTGGGGTGTCAGTAGAGGCTGGGGAGGAAGGCGAATACACGAAGGAACAGATCTATTCGCTAGCTATGGTGTGCAAGTTCTTTCAACTTCATACGGAATTGTTGAAGTGATGGGGTGGAATGATTATGGCGGATGGCGAGTAGGCATACGCGATATGTACAATACGTATCATTACTATGCGCATCTTTCCGGTTTTAATAAAGAAGTAAAAGAAGGCGATGTTGTAGAACCAGGTACATTACTTGGTTACGTCGGAAGTTCTGGATACGGTAAAGAAGGAACATCTGGACGTTTTGCGCCGCATCTACATTACGGAATGTATAAATATAACGGAAGAACTGAATGGGCTTTTGATCCGTTTCCGTATTTACGGATTTGGGAACGAGAAGGAAGAAATAAAAAACAATAA